In Primulina eburnea isolate SZY01 chromosome 3, ASM2296580v1, whole genome shotgun sequence, one DNA window encodes the following:
- the LOC140825997 gene encoding BTB/POZ domain-containing protein At4g30940-like: protein MGVQKDRVRFNVGGRNFETTATTLGNAGQNSLFGSMFDENWALQSDDITEHFIDRNPDCFAVLLDLLRTGELHIPSNVPEKLVYSEALFYGLLDHVRTAKWGPFDGNRLHLARSIVGRAPGDGTAIRAGPDGGFCVAHGSMVHVYDWMLEEHPPINLDYQRVNDAIWVDPKNVVISACERLGRDDGGMGLFNALTGELRFKFHVKHENQVKSYTGGALCTDSYSKLFSSCKGRSNEYGIGVWDQVTGKQIDFFYEPNGWSLGDADKLQWLHRTNCLLVSTMFPRKDYCYVSLLDFRVKNMVWGWCDIGDPINEERRVRDATAMEETNSICVVNEYEDLGFIDLRSSEGTVRWSSRSRLMKGQMPDEPCYPKLALHEGQLFSSMNDSISVFCGPEWVLTSRLKNSRGGSIFDFSIGGDRLFALHSEENVFDIWETKPPPII from the coding sequence ATGGGAGTTCAGAAAGATAGGGTGAGATTCAATGTTGGCGGCCGGAACTTTGAAACCACGGCCACAACCCTGGGGAACGCTGGCCAGAATTCCCTCTTCGGCTCTATGTTTGATGAAAATTGGGCTCTCCAATCCGACGACATCACTGAACACTTCATCGATCGAAACCCGGATTGCTTTGCGGTCCTTCTTGATCTCCTCCGAACAGGGGAGCTTCACATACCCTCAAATGTTCCTGAGAAATTGGTATACAGTGAAGCCCTGTTCTATGGCCTCTTGGACCATGTCAGGACTGCCAAGTGGGGCCCATTCGACGGAAATCGGCTCCATTTGGCTCGTTCCATTGTCGGGCGGGCTCCAGGGGACGGCACGGCCATTCGGGCCGGACCAGATGGTGGCTTCTGTGTGGCTCATGGTAGTATGGTTCATGTGTATGATTGGATGCTGGAAGAGCACCCTCCTATTAATCTTGATTATCAAAGGGTgaatgatgcgatttgggtcgatcccaagaatgttgtcatcagcGCCTGCGAGAGGTTAGGCCGAGACGACGGAGGAATGGGATTGTTCAATGCATTGACGGGAGAATTAAGGTTTAAGTTTCACGTGAAGCACGAAAATCAGGTGAAGAGTTACACTGGTGGTGCATTGTGTACTGATTCATATTCCAAGTTGTTTTCTAGTTGTAAAGGTCGAAGCAACGAGTATGGTATCGGTGTTTGGGACCAAGTAACCGGAAAACAGATAGATTTTTTCTACGAACCGAACGGATGGTCACTCGGTGATGCTGACAAGTTGCAATGGTTACATCGTACAAACTGTTTGTTAGTTTCAACAATGTTCCCAAGAAAAGATTATTGTTACGTTAGCTTGTTGGATTTTCGGGTTAAAAACATGGTGTGGGGTTGGTGTGATATTGGGGATCCGATAAATGAAGAACGAAGGGTCAGGGATGCGACAGCGATGGAGGAAACAAATTCGATATGCGTGGTGAATGAGTATGAGGATTTGGGATTCATAGATTTGAGGAGTTCTGAAGGAACTGTCAGGTGGAGTTCGAGAAGTAGGCTTATGAAGGGCCAAATGCCGGACGAGCCCTGCTATCCAAAGCTGGCATTGCACGAAGGACAGCTATTTTCGTCGATGAATGACAGTATATCGGTGTTTTGTGGTCCCGAGTGGGTATTGACGTCGAGGTTGAAGAACAGTCGGGGTGGTTCGATATTCGACTTTTCGATAGGCGGGGATCGACTTTTTGCACTACATAGTGAAGAAAATGTTTTTGATATATGGGAAACTAAGCCTCCACcaattatatga